The genomic stretch CACTTCCCACCAGACTAGTATAGCTTTCCCTCCAAAATCGGAATGTCAAgacttccccatctctcctctgggAGTTGGGCTGTCTGCTGCCAAGCATCCTGGGTAGCAGTTGTCCTTCAATTGCTTCCTTGGTGCATGGCCTTGGATATTCAAGCACCCCCCATGATCCCAAATTTGCCTTTTCTCTCAGCTTGGAATGCCCCAACAGAGCTCTGTGCCCAGAAACATGACGTAGAACTGGATATGAGTCTCTTCTCCTTGGTGGGCAGCACTCGCCAGGAAATCAAGGGGCAGAATATCACTTTATTCTACACTGATAGGCTGGGCTACTACCCTTATATAGATGAAGTCACGGGGAAAAGTGTGAATACAGGGCTTCCTCAGCTTTGCCCCCTGGACCTCCATTTGACTAAAGCCAAGGAGGACATTGTCAACTACATGCCCTCAGCAGAAAAATCCGGTCTAGCCGTCATCGACTGGGAGAACTGGAGGCCTCTGTGGATCCGGAACTGGAAGCCGAAAGACATTTACAGGAACCGGTCGATTGAACTGGTACAGCAGAAAGATGTGACATTAAATTTCTCTGAAGCCTGGAACATCGCCAAAGTCGATTTCGAAAAGGCAGCGCGGAATTTCATGCAACAGTCTCTGAAGCTGGGGAAGACGCTTCGGCCCAACCGTCTGTGGGGGTTTTACCTCTTCCCAGACTGCTACAACCACAACTACAAGAGCCCAAATTATAATGGCAGCTGCTTTGATATCGAAAAAGCCAGAAACGATGAGCTGCAATGGCTGTGGAAGGAGAGCACGGCCCTCTTCCCATCCATCTACCTGGATACCGGCTTACGGAACTCCGGCTATGCTCCGCTCTTCGTCCGGAACCGAGTTCAAGAAGCCATCCGGGTTTCTAAAGTAGCCGACCCCTTGAATCCCCTTCCGATTTTTGTCTACACACGTCCAGTTTTCACAAATGCTCCTTCCAACTATCTCTCTCAGGTGAGGCTTGGGACTAGACTAAGTGTGGCCTGTGGGTATTTTGATGCCCCTTAGCTTTTGGAGAGCCATATGGATCGAATATCCAAgtactttggcctagtggatagagcatggggtctgaccaacctgggttctaatcccagatccgccgcttgtctgctgtgtgaccttgggcaaatcacttaacttgtctgtgcttcatcacttcatctggaaaatggggattaagactgtgaaccccatgtggaacatgcactgtgtccaacctgattagcttggtacagtgcctggcacataataagtgcttagcaaataccattaaaaaataatcaatcaaaggtatttactagcatttactgtgtgttctgcagtaagctcctgggagagtgcaatacaatagagttggtagacagtttccctgtccacaaggatctcaatcagtggtattttctgagcgcttactgggtgcagagtactatactaagcgcttgggagacaacaatacaacagagtactatactaagcacttgggagagaacaattcaacagagttggcagattcaTTCCATaccttcagtgagtttacagtctagagaaggggacatTTCGCAGCCTCTTCTTCAAAGCCAAAGGTTAGCTAATATAGAAGCTGAAGAAGCTACGCTCAACAGTTAAAACCAGTTCTTTAAATGGAACTGTTTTGGGGGCCTCTGAAAACTAGGCCAAAAAGTTGATTGGCCCATAAATGTTTCACTGGGCAGTGCTTTCTACTCTGGATAACAGAGTAAATGGAATTAatatcctttactcttctcctgtAACAATTTGCTACACATTCTTGCTGGGAATTGTGAACTGTTAGTGTAAAGCAACTACTCACCAACTAGAAGTTTTTGAAGGGAAGTTTTTTCTTACTTCAAAGAGGATGAAACATCTGTACTCATGTGCAACTGGCGCCCTCTACTGGCCAGTAGGATTCTGGCTGGATTCTGTTGGAGCTAAGAGCCccagtgattgttattattattattattattgataatagtgatatttgttaagcactcactatgttctgagcactgtactaagagctggggtgggtttaagcaaatcgggttggtcacagaccctgtccttcatggggctcacagtcataatgcacattttacagatgaagtaactgaggcacagaaaagtaaaatcgCTTGCCCAAGTCAGatggcagtcaagtggtggagccagaattagaacctaggtccttctgactcccgtgttctatcaactagaccacgctgcttttcacagaACTTATTAATTCTGCACACCTTTAAATGTCCCTGCCACCTTTATGTGATGAATCTCTTAATTTCTGGATTAATTCTCTCATACATGGCCAGATTGACCTCGTAAATACGATTGGAGAGTGTGCTGCCCTCGGTGTCTCCGGAACAGTAATGTGGGGAAGCCTCAACTTAACTCGGAGTGTGGTAAGTTGGATTGGAAAGATTGAAGAAGAATAATTAGGAAGCTGAAAAGGCAGAACCATTCagaatcgatcactggtattttttgatggtatttgttaaagaatttattatgtgccaggtattgtgctaagtgcagaggtagatacaagctaatcaggttggacacagtctctggactcacagtcttattcaccattttacagatgaagcaagtgaggcagagaagttaagtgatttacccaaaatcacacagtagacaagtggcagagctgtgattagaagccaggtccttcagactcctatGCCtatggtccatccactaggccatattcttactgagggcttactgagcacagagctctattctatgtgcttgggagagtacagtacaatagagttcgtaaacacattccctgctcacagccatTTTACAAAAGTTCACTAATCACTGTACAGGTTACATAGGGTATGAGGTGAAGAAGATAGAAGTTTCACTGTTCTCCTAAACATTCTACATTAATAAGGCAGTAACCTTAAGGGGCTAATTGTGACATTTCTATGAGTCCCAAgtagggcagggtctgtgtccaattggattgccttgtacctacctgagcatttagcacagtgataggcaaagagtaagcacttaatcagtgccATGAAGCAATCATAATTCTCCCAAATTAAATtcgcctatttttttttcctgccaaatGCCAGTTTAGTCAGATCTTTTGTAACCCAAGGGTTGAATTCTTGCCCCAATAAGGCAAACTCTCAATGTAGTGACCCTAATAGGTGCAGATATACAACCATTTTTCCTGACACCACATTGTGCTGTATCCAGATGGAAGCAACTTGTGAGAAAAACCCTCCCTAAAGCCACTGTTACCGTCTAGCCAAAACACTGAGCGAACACATGAGTTATGGAAGAACTGACTCTAAATATTATTTATCCTTGCCCCTTTCATCCGGCGTACATCAAGAAGGTTCAGTTCTGCCTTGCAGTTTCATCTCAATTATTTACACTGTCTGTTACTTCCCATTCTCTTCCAAATCTTTCCAGCTATCCtgatttttccccttccccagctctgacACCACCTTTCATAGGTTGCTGGACCCACTTAGAGAATGGGAATATCCTAGGGAAATTGACTGGGACCAGGACAACCTTTAGAAAATAACCAATCCTACCATCTCCTTTGATTATGCGGTCTCGTTTTAAGACCAACCTTGCCAGATATTTCTTCCTTATggctaacctaaatccctcataCTGCAACCAACCCATTTTTCCTGTTTGGTCTTGAGTTGGAGATGAACAGCCAATGACAACTCATTTACATGTTGGGTCCAATTTAATGGGGGGTGCTCCCTGGGATTGTACAGCAGGAGAGTagtgctcctcctctgcttcccagcattGTACAGCAGGAGAGAGGTGCTCCTCTCATGCTCCATTTGAGGGGAGCTGggggcctctgtctccccctcctcatgATACTCCTCTTACAGTGCACAGCACCATTTTGGGGAATGgccaggaatcagtcaatcaatcaataacatttattgagctcttagtatgtgcagagcattgtactaagcacagtacaacagaattagcacatacaTCCATAGTTTTTCTCCTAAAAATACACCTAAGAGtggcaatcagtcaatagtatttattgatcatgtactatgtgcagagcactaaactaagaacttgagagagtataatataactgagttggaagacatgttccctgttcataaggaccttataatctagagcaggagacagacactaaaataaattatgtataagtatataagtgctgtggggtcgaggaTGGCATgattaaagggcacaaatccaagtgcaagggagatgttCTTTCAGGGTTGTAATTTATATATGTATTCACacaatatgtatgtatatataattcacATTGGTACAGGTCATTCCACACTAGGGTGTAAGTTCATTTAAAGCAGATAGCATATCttctttcttttatggcatttgttaagcattaactgttctccctccctcttagactgtgagccccatgtgggacctgattatatcccaatgcttagtatagtgcttggcgcattgtAAGCTTTaagcaaatactacagttatttggCATTTGTGGTATACCACCa from Ornithorhynchus anatinus isolate Pmale09 chromosome 10, mOrnAna1.pri.v4, whole genome shotgun sequence encodes the following:
- the SPAM1 gene encoding hyaluronidase PH-20, which codes for MSRLPHLSSGSWAVCCQASWVAVVLQLLPWCMALDIQAPPMIPNLPFLSAWNAPTELCAQKHDVELDMSLFSLVGSTRQEIKGQNITLFYTDRLGYYPYIDEVTGKSVNTGLPQLCPLDLHLTKAKEDIVNYMPSAEKSGLAVIDWENWRPLWIRNWKPKDIYRNRSIELVQQKDVTLNFSEAWNIAKVDFEKAARNFMQQSLKLGKTLRPNRLWGFYLFPDCYNHNYKSPNYNGSCFDIEKARNDELQWLWKESTALFPSIYLDTGLRNSGYAPLFVRNRVQEAIRVSKVADPLNPLPIFVYTRPVFTNAPSNYLSQIDLVNTIGECAALGVSGTVMWGSLNLTRSVKTCRILDNYMRMTLNPYIINVTLAAKMCSQVLCEERGACVRKAWNSSDYLHLNPANFVIHTTEDGRYLVNGKPTYADLKQFSKKFTCRCFAGSSCKTVVNVTTTSFIYVCIADDICIEADLNSNLSEEDFSNSSFHLEDNSFSTVKTCVSVDPPGTKGPLVPGATSQALVEGDVLSNSIDDVQTVIPGIDSSKKDTYEDPKDISPYPSFAFSPIYDNKSQNGIIYSRTCSVFTSLYTQILFILITEIFVLINLFSV